In a single window of the Halobaculum lipolyticum genome:
- a CDS encoding DUF7524 family protein, with protein MSSEDATLWVTLNRERLNEALAPESFATDDGFAVGLRNEGEPVHVHLRFTGPLADAASVAVSNHYVDGGATLSVPVSVAAVDAPVEGGLRVVTGHGAEGTEVAVTVEPRPDPIDVDESFARPPRAAATSDGGETTDGSGTDGTGSDGSGTEGTGIDAVLRAVPVSADPASLAVAGLAAAALVGAVAVAVVLDSLAVTLGVAAVVVAVAVAVYLLIR; from the coding sequence GTGTCGAGCGAGGACGCGACGCTGTGGGTGACGTTGAACCGCGAGCGGCTGAACGAGGCGCTCGCGCCCGAGTCGTTCGCGACCGACGACGGGTTCGCCGTCGGGCTACGCAACGAGGGGGAGCCGGTCCACGTCCACCTCCGGTTCACGGGACCGCTGGCGGACGCCGCGAGCGTCGCGGTCTCGAACCACTACGTCGACGGCGGCGCGACGCTGTCGGTTCCCGTGTCGGTCGCCGCCGTCGACGCCCCCGTCGAGGGCGGCCTCCGGGTCGTCACGGGCCACGGTGCCGAGGGGACCGAGGTCGCCGTCACCGTCGAGCCGCGCCCGGACCCGATCGACGTCGACGAGTCGTTCGCCCGCCCGCCGCGTGCGGCCGCCACGAGCGACGGCGGCGAGACGACCGACGGCTCCGGGACCGACGGCACCGGGTCCGACGGCTCCGGAACCGAGGGAACCGGGATCGACGCCGTCCTCCGGGCGGTCCCGGTGTCGGCGGATCCGGCGTCGCTGGCGGTGGCGGGGTTGGCGGCGGCCGCGCTGGTCGGCGCCGTCGCCGTCGCGGTCGTCCTCGACAGCCTCGCGGTGACGCTTGGCGTCGCCGCCGTCGTCGTCGCGGTCGCGGTCGCTGTCTACCTGCTGATCCGGTAG
- a CDS encoding DUF488 domain-containing protein codes for MALFDTYVAALQRDRADIPEGTRLVGVVRRPTRWFHAAVDENRPALAPPAALLDDHADAAESFRIDGLCESGAHNAAWDRVDFERRYRDHLASDAEARAAVETLRAELAAGDDVALVCFENTDEKHCHRIVLRDAVTATDAVPTGSDDGDA; via the coding sequence GTGGCGCTGTTCGACACCTACGTCGCCGCACTCCAGCGGGACCGAGCCGACATCCCGGAGGGGACCCGCCTCGTCGGCGTCGTCCGACGGCCCACCCGGTGGTTCCACGCCGCCGTCGACGAGAACCGCCCCGCGCTCGCGCCGCCGGCGGCGCTGCTCGACGACCACGCCGACGCCGCCGAGTCGTTCCGGATCGACGGGCTGTGCGAGTCGGGCGCGCACAACGCCGCGTGGGACCGCGTCGACTTCGAGCGACGCTACCGCGACCACCTCGCGAGCGACGCCGAGGCCCGCGCGGCCGTCGAGACGCTCCGTGCGGAACTCGCCGCCGGCGACGACGTCGCGCTCGTCTGTTTCGAGAACACCGACGAGAAGCACTGCCACCGGATCGTGCTCCGGGACGCGGTGACCGCGACCGACGCGGTCCCGACCGGTTCCGACGACGGCGACGCCTGA
- a CDS encoding methytransferase partner Trm112, with protein sequence MKESLLDIVCCPLDKHDLELEVTEREAGEDGEIVAGTLTCTDCGETYPIEDGIPNLLPPDMRDE encoded by the coding sequence ATGAAGGAGTCCCTGTTGGACATCGTCTGCTGCCCGCTCGACAAACACGACCTCGAGCTGGAGGTGACCGAGCGCGAAGCGGGCGAGGACGGCGAGATCGTCGCGGGCACGCTCACCTGCACGGACTGCGGGGAGACGTACCCGATCGAGGACGGCATCCCGAACCTCCTGCCGCCGGACATGCGCGACGAGTAA
- a CDS encoding cytochrome c oxidase subunit 3 — translation MATETEDAHDDGHHLPAVEDWPRGFGEASWWPFVTALGGAGIYIGAALYLMAVGDRNLVGPMVGPAVLVGSIGLFLVGIYGWMYHAFVVHFWDRGADEHSASKLRWGMLAFLGSEIATFSAGFTYFFFIRSQDAWTEIAADLPHLLGSLVIINTGILIVSSVTLHFAHGAIRNDDRGKFLGWLAVTLGLGVVFIGGQVYEYYVFIIDEGFTLTSGLFGSAFYGLTGLHGLHVSMGAVLLGIVFVRGLAGQYSADRHVSVTTASMYWHFVDAVWIFLVVALYVGAEVGA, via the coding sequence ATGGCTACAGAAACGGAAGACGCCCACGACGACGGGCACCACCTCCCGGCGGTCGAGGACTGGCCGCGCGGGTTCGGGGAGGCCTCGTGGTGGCCGTTCGTCACGGCGCTCGGGGGCGCCGGCATCTACATCGGCGCGGCGCTGTACCTGATGGCCGTCGGCGACCGCAACCTCGTCGGCCCGATGGTCGGTCCGGCCGTGCTCGTCGGCAGCATCGGCCTGTTCCTCGTCGGCATCTACGGCTGGATGTACCACGCGTTCGTCGTCCACTTCTGGGACCGCGGCGCGGACGAACACTCCGCCAGCAAGCTCCGGTGGGGGATGCTCGCGTTCCTGGGCTCCGAGATCGCGACGTTCAGCGCCGGCTTCACGTACTTCTTCTTCATCCGCTCGCAGGACGCGTGGACGGAGATCGCCGCCGACCTGCCGCACCTGCTCGGGTCGCTGGTGATCATCAACACGGGGATCCTGATCGTCTCGTCGGTGACGCTGCACTTCGCCCACGGCGCGATCCGCAACGACGACCGCGGGAAGTTCCTCGGCTGGCTCGCCGTGACGCTCGGTCTCGGCGTCGTGTTCATCGGCGGGCAGGTGTACGAGTACTACGTCTTCATCATCGACGAGGGCTTCACCCTCACCTCCGGGCTGTTCGGGTCGGCGTTCTACGGGCTGACCGGCCTGCACGGGCTGCACGTCTCGATGGGCGCGGTGCTGCTGGGCATCGTGTTCGTCCGCGGGCTGGCCGGCCAGTACTCGGCCGACCGCCACGTCTCCGTGACGACCGCCTCGATGTACTGGCACTTCGTCGACGCCGTCTGGATCTTCCTCGTCGTCGCCCTCTACGTCGGCGCGGAAGTCGGCGCCTGA
- a CDS encoding CbiX/SirB N-terminal domain-containing protein: MSQALVIVAHGSHLNPGSSAPTYDHADTIRAAGAFDEVRTGYWKEEPSLREVLRTVESDEVYVVPMFVSEGYFTEQVIPRELRLDGWDVADWDSDGLSADVATYTAADTGQTVHYCGPVGTHESMTDVLIRRAESVTDDPHVGEGFGFAVVGHGTERNENSAKAIEYHAERVRETGRFDEVQALYMDEEPEVDDVTDFFESEDVVVVPLFISDGFHTQEDIPEDMGLTDDYRTGYDVPAEVDGHRIWYAGAVGTEALMADVVLERAADAGADVAGAIETVRETTRVAPGADD, from the coding sequence ATGAGTCAGGCGCTGGTCATCGTCGCCCACGGGTCACACCTCAACCCCGGGTCGAGCGCGCCCACCTACGACCACGCGGACACCATCCGCGCGGCCGGCGCGTTCGACGAGGTCCGCACCGGCTACTGGAAGGAGGAGCCGAGCCTCCGGGAGGTGCTCCGCACCGTCGAGTCCGACGAGGTGTACGTCGTCCCGATGTTCGTCTCGGAGGGGTACTTCACCGAGCAGGTGATCCCCCGGGAACTCCGCCTCGACGGCTGGGACGTGGCCGACTGGGACTCCGACGGTCTCTCGGCGGACGTCGCCACCTACACCGCCGCGGACACCGGCCAGACGGTCCACTACTGCGGGCCGGTCGGCACCCACGAGTCGATGACGGACGTGTTGATCCGTCGCGCCGAGAGCGTCACCGACGACCCGCACGTCGGCGAGGGGTTCGGCTTCGCCGTCGTCGGCCACGGCACCGAGCGCAACGAGAACTCCGCGAAGGCCATCGAGTACCACGCCGAGCGCGTCCGCGAGACGGGCCGCTTCGACGAGGTGCAGGCGCTGTACATGGACGAGGAGCCGGAGGTCGACGACGTGACCGACTTCTTCGAGTCCGAGGACGTCGTCGTCGTCCCGCTGTTCATCTCCGACGGCTTCCACACGCAGGAGGACATCCCCGAGGACATGGGGCTGACCGACGACTACCGCACCGGCTACGACGTGCCCGCCGAGGTGGACGGGCACCGCATCTGGTACGCCGGCGCCGTCGGCACGGAGGCGTTGATGGCCGACGTGGTGCTGGAGCGCGCCGCCGACGCCGGCGCCGACGTGGCCGGCGCCATCGAGACCGTGCGCGAGACGACCCGCGTCGCCCCGGGGGCGGACGACTGA
- a CDS encoding DR2241 family protein yields the protein MLARQFDALVDEAESGIDFDGLLVARADDGGYTFATPGHEATDLSETELHAHAADSPYVTNWYFWEREVQRHDSPRRAFLRRAEAAADHDPGERYDALHDGLVTEWGQLRIEATVDPETGDRRYDVRHVDDADHAVADLDAHHDPLEAREIAKHTDDGMYRPLKPATNMPTGWVFPDLDWRDAVETVELFLPATVANWYREQQGELDVDHWADTMERQTGIYGVVEELPREAVEWVAEAACDDSQCTKRREWQYSADDELAADGGTGVYPCREPCSLVVAAGRKWTKLEEEEPREYTFHLTPSEKEQVEGIVDAVADGRVDEIREADVYEDANRYRTRYLRAKLFDDHGDLGGVPTDPEEHDDHDADHDDE from the coding sequence ATGCTGGCGCGACAGTTCGACGCCCTCGTCGACGAGGCGGAGTCGGGCATCGACTTCGACGGCCTGCTCGTCGCCCGCGCCGACGACGGCGGCTACACGTTCGCCACCCCGGGCCACGAGGCGACCGATCTCTCCGAGACGGAACTCCACGCCCACGCCGCGGACAGCCCGTACGTCACGAACTGGTACTTCTGGGAGCGCGAGGTGCAGCGCCACGACTCCCCGCGCCGCGCGTTCCTCCGGCGCGCCGAGGCGGCCGCCGACCACGACCCCGGCGAGCGATACGACGCGCTGCACGACGGGCTGGTGACCGAGTGGGGCCAACTCCGCATCGAGGCGACCGTCGATCCGGAGACGGGCGACCGCCGCTACGACGTGCGCCACGTCGACGACGCCGACCACGCGGTCGCGGACCTCGACGCACACCACGACCCCCTCGAAGCACGCGAGATCGCTAAACACACCGACGACGGGATGTACCGTCCGCTGAAGCCCGCGACGAACATGCCCACCGGCTGGGTGTTCCCCGACCTCGACTGGCGCGACGCCGTCGAGACGGTCGAGCTGTTCCTCCCGGCGACCGTCGCCAACTGGTACCGCGAACAGCAGGGTGAGTTGGACGTCGACCACTGGGCCGACACGATGGAGCGCCAGACGGGCATCTACGGCGTCGTCGAGGAGCTGCCGCGGGAGGCCGTCGAGTGGGTCGCCGAGGCCGCCTGCGACGACTCCCAGTGTACGAAGCGTCGCGAGTGGCAGTACAGCGCCGACGACGAACTCGCCGCCGACGGCGGCACCGGCGTCTACCCCTGCCGGGAGCCGTGTTCGCTCGTCGTCGCCGCCGGCCGCAAGTGGACGAAACTGGAGGAGGAGGAGCCGCGCGAGTACACCTTCCACCTCACCCCCAGCGAGAAAGAGCAGGTCGAAGGCATCGTCGACGCCGTCGCCGACGGCCGCGTCGACGAGATCCGCGAGGCCGACGTGTACGAGGACGCCAACCGCTACCGGACGCGCTACCTCCGGGCGAAGCTGTTCGACGACCACGGCGACCTCGGCGGCGTCCCGACCGACCCCGAGGAGCACGACGACCACGACGCGGACCACGACGACGAGTAG
- a CDS encoding DUF7523 family protein yields the protein MTVAEETRAAVRERPFLFDALRAGVVNYAAAAATLDVDADPDAVATALRRFAAELDDGTTPPVGAGRVTMERRVGAVDDESAESAEALITVAGTAYAVGAGDATAVVARGEVGPDVLERVLGRLRAAGTDVETAAVAPDALVVVVGRRAGADALRTVESALRE from the coding sequence ATGACCGTCGCCGAGGAGACCCGTGCCGCCGTCCGCGAGCGCCCGTTCCTGTTCGACGCCCTCCGCGCGGGCGTGGTGAACTACGCCGCCGCCGCCGCGACGCTCGACGTCGACGCCGACCCCGACGCGGTCGCGACCGCCCTGCGCCGCTTCGCGGCCGAACTCGACGACGGCACGACGCCCCCTGTGGGTGCGGGTCGCGTGACGATGGAGCGACGGGTCGGCGCCGTCGACGACGAGTCCGCGGAGTCGGCCGAGGCGCTGATCACGGTCGCCGGGACGGCGTACGCGGTCGGCGCCGGGGACGCGACCGCGGTGGTCGCCCGCGGCGAGGTCGGTCCCGACGTGCTCGAACGGGTGCTCGGGCGCCTCCGCGCCGCCGGCACCGACGTCGAGACCGCGGCCGTGGCCCCCGACGCGCTGGTCGTCGTCGTGGGTCGCCGCGCCGGCGCCGACGCGCTCCGGACCGTCGAGTCGGCGCTGCGGGAGTGA
- a CDS encoding DUF7527 domain-containing protein has protein sequence MDGETIDTVTGWESEPLSGGIDGLRTLQSRDFTGAVTEGHAWLFVLNGRIVGVFDGSLDSFADADGTAYTAPDPSFPLLYAMRETGGETKARYYTNDTALSAADAKLTAGKFTGYIELSENVLSGDYYAVYYGGRRLACAFVGTGQQKQVLTGDEAFEAADDEVGIYEVVDVDIEVVDLPEPEEPDTGSDAAAGAGIAEAETDPAAADSDADADATADPTDGITFGGGAGETGAAATAGDDASTGGPAESGTAAVTADETVADEDPVAADDAADPDDAPAVDAPSAVAEPDTRPPADEPNGTDDDGAVADATATDRTDSVEADGEERPETDADGRPKTDANGDPFSAEEQWRETRAIPSLDPSRTATPEGTAPADNGAGAAARARRRRSRDDDAGRRESTGGDATAEPSATSRSSGSTEPSGASASTGGEAADTAEAAAASEQLATARAERDRAVEALNEARERLDAAEGDLARLREENGRLESRVEELESALADAREEAAAAESRADAAAAGDDDGDATPSRTVPADRALSGTNLFVRYDSKGGATLEKAHAGGGSRSEVNDNLRLELHTDFESEDAAVDGRPYREFLTDTIEYGFVEWVVRELLYEIQSTGNESALRDLFDAIPEIDRAELNGSVTLEGEEGASEHAFDVVLRDRMGNPLLVADVTEGRDATTESMLDGLVGEASSVADADEHLAAGFYVTASFFEPGALEAAADATGGGLLSRGKRKSFVKLSRKQGFHLCLVESRDGEFHVNVPEL, from the coding sequence ATGGACGGCGAAACAATCGATACGGTGACCGGGTGGGAGTCCGAGCCGCTCTCGGGGGGGATCGACGGGCTCCGTACCCTGCAGTCCCGCGACTTCACGGGGGCGGTCACCGAGGGACACGCGTGGCTGTTCGTGTTGAACGGCCGCATCGTCGGCGTCTTCGACGGGTCGCTCGACTCGTTCGCCGACGCCGACGGGACGGCCTACACGGCGCCCGACCCCTCGTTCCCGCTGTTGTACGCGATGCGGGAGACGGGCGGCGAGACGAAGGCGCGCTACTACACGAACGACACGGCCCTGTCGGCGGCGGACGCGAAGCTCACGGCCGGGAAGTTCACCGGCTACATCGAGCTGTCGGAGAACGTCCTCTCGGGCGACTACTACGCCGTCTACTACGGCGGGCGCCGCCTCGCGTGCGCGTTCGTCGGCACGGGCCAGCAGAAGCAGGTGCTCACCGGCGACGAGGCGTTCGAGGCCGCCGACGACGAGGTCGGCATCTACGAGGTCGTCGACGTCGACATCGAGGTGGTCGACCTCCCCGAACCCGAGGAGCCGGACACGGGGAGCGACGCCGCGGCGGGCGCGGGGATCGCGGAAGCCGAGACCGACCCGGCGGCCGCCGACTCCGACGCCGACGCCGACGCGACGGCCGACCCGACCGACGGGATCACCTTCGGCGGCGGCGCCGGGGAGACCGGAGCCGCCGCCACCGCCGGGGACGACGCCTCGACGGGCGGACCGGCCGAGTCCGGCACCGCCGCCGTCACCGCAGACGAGACCGTCGCCGACGAGGACCCGGTCGCCGCCGACGACGCGGCCGATCCGGACGACGCGCCGGCCGTCGACGCGCCGTCGGCGGTCGCCGAACCGGACACTCGTCCGCCGGCGGACGAGCCGAACGGGACCGACGACGACGGCGCCGTCGCCGACGCGACCGCGACCGACCGGACGGACAGCGTCGAGGCGGACGGCGAGGAGCGACCGGAGACGGACGCGGACGGGCGGCCCAAGACCGACGCGAACGGCGACCCGTTCTCCGCGGAGGAGCAGTGGCGCGAGACCCGCGCCATCCCGTCGTTGGACCCCTCCCGGACCGCGACGCCGGAGGGAACGGCTCCCGCCGACAACGGCGCCGGCGCGGCCGCCCGAGCGCGACGGCGGCGGTCGCGCGACGACGACGCCGGCCGCCGGGAGTCGACGGGCGGCGACGCGACCGCCGAGCCGTCGGCGACGTCGCGGTCGTCGGGGTCGACCGAGCCGTCGGGAGCGTCGGCGTCGACCGGGGGCGAGGCGGCCGACACGGCGGAGGCGGCGGCCGCGAGCGAGCAGTTGGCGACCGCGCGCGCCGAGCGCGACCGGGCGGTCGAGGCGCTGAACGAGGCGCGCGAGCGGCTCGACGCCGCCGAGGGCGACCTCGCCCGGCTGCGCGAGGAGAACGGGCGACTGGAGTCGCGCGTCGAGGAGTTGGAGTCGGCGCTGGCCGACGCGCGCGAGGAGGCGGCCGCCGCCGAGTCGCGCGCCGACGCCGCGGCGGCCGGCGACGACGACGGCGACGCCACGCCGTCGCGGACGGTGCCGGCCGACCGCGCGCTCTCGGGGACGAACCTGTTCGTCCGGTACGACTCCAAGGGCGGCGCGACGCTGGAGAAGGCCCACGCGGGCGGCGGCAGCCGCTCGGAGGTCAACGACAACCTCCGGCTGGAGCTACACACCGACTTCGAGAGCGAGGACGCCGCCGTCGACGGCCGGCCGTACCGGGAGTTCCTCACCGACACCATCGAGTACGGCTTCGTCGAGTGGGTCGTCCGCGAACTGCTGTACGAGATCCAAAGCACCGGCAACGAGTCGGCGCTGCGGGACCTGTTCGACGCGATCCCGGAGATCGACCGGGCCGAACTCAACGGCTCGGTGACGCTGGAGGGCGAAGAGGGAGCGAGCGAACACGCCTTCGACGTCGTCCTCCGCGACCGCATGGGCAACCCGCTGCTCGTCGCCGACGTGACCGAGGGCCGCGACGCGACGACGGAGTCGATGCTCGACGGGCTGGTGGGCGAAGCCAGTTCCGTCGCCGACGCCGACGAACACCTCGCGGCCGGCTTCTACGTCACGGCGTCGTTCTTCGAGCCGGGGGCGCTGGAGGCGGCCGCCGACGCCACCGGCGGCGGCCTGCTGTCGCGAGGCAAGCGCAAGAGCTTCGTGAAGCTCTCGCGCAAGCAGGGGTTCCACCTCTGTCTGGTCGAGTCGCGCGACGGGGAGTTCCACGTGAACGTCCCCGAACTGTAG
- a CDS encoding DUF7410 domain-containing protein translates to MSRDRDPATDDVADAATADTADTAAADTADTADTAGEAYEVPPDATTYDCPRCGRPFARERHRDLHLGQSHADLADDERGAYEAARDEETADLRRFRIVSLGLLVLFYFGFLFMFAIFG, encoded by the coding sequence ATGAGCCGCGACCGCGACCCCGCGACGGACGACGTCGCAGACGCCGCCACCGCTGACACAGCCGACACCGCCGCCGCTGACACAGCCGACACCGCCGACACCGCGGGCGAGGCGTACGAGGTTCCGCCGGACGCGACGACCTACGACTGCCCCCGCTGTGGCCGCCCGTTCGCCCGCGAGCGTCACCGCGACCTCCACCTCGGCCAGTCGCACGCCGACCTCGCCGACGACGAGCGCGGCGCCTACGAGGCCGCCCGCGACGAGGAGACGGCCGACCTCCGTCGCTTCCGTATCGTCTCGCTCGGGCTGCTCGTGCTGTTCTACTTCGGGTTCCTGTTCATGTTCGCGATCTTCGGGTGA
- a CDS encoding DUF7563 family protein has protein sequence MPECRNCSSFVTERYVRVFAPDGMNDVRVCPSCEDMVREGADVRKARSKRV, from the coding sequence ATGCCGGAGTGTAGGAACTGCAGTTCGTTCGTCACCGAACGGTACGTCAGAGTGTTCGCCCCCGACGGGATGAACGACGTCCGCGTCTGTCCGTCCTGTGAGGACATGGTCCGAGAAGGTGCCGACGTCCGGAAGGCACGGTCCAAGCGCGTCTGA
- a CDS encoding adenylosuccinate synthase yields MTVTIVGSQLGDEGKGALVDLWGGDADVVVRYQGGDNAGHTVVEGGEEYALSLVPSGAVRGKVGVLGNGCVVNPRTLFEEIGTLRERGLDPDVRVAKRAHVILPYHRRLDSIEEEVKAESGDEVGTTGRGIGPTYEDKAGRRGVRVGDLLDPDVLRERLEYVVPQKRTLIEDVYGLTAGEECDVDALHEEYAAFGRRLREEGMTVNCSDFLYERRQAGENLMFEGAQGTLIDVDHGSYPYVTSSNPTAGGAATGSGVGPTVTGRGEVVGVVKGYLSRVGEGPMPTELDGDDDEEALASDIREKGGEFGTVTGRPRRIGWLDVPMLRHAARVNGYTGVAVNHLDVLAGLDELHVGHAYELDGEERLSLPATTERWAECEPVLKEFDTWAEFDADAVAEAGYDALPDAAHEYLGYLEEQLDTAVYAVGLGPDREQTVVRTNPLE; encoded by the coding sequence ATGACTGTCACCATCGTCGGCTCCCAGCTCGGGGACGAGGGCAAGGGTGCCCTCGTCGACCTCTGGGGCGGGGACGCCGACGTCGTCGTGCGGTATCAGGGCGGCGACAACGCCGGCCACACCGTCGTCGAGGGCGGCGAGGAGTACGCCCTCTCGCTGGTGCCCTCCGGCGCCGTCCGCGGCAAGGTCGGCGTGCTCGGCAACGGCTGTGTCGTGAACCCGCGAACCCTCTTCGAGGAGATCGGGACGCTCCGCGAGCGCGGACTCGACCCCGACGTGCGCGTCGCCAAGCGCGCGCACGTCATCCTCCCGTACCACCGCCGGCTCGACTCCATCGAGGAGGAAGTGAAGGCGGAGTCGGGCGACGAGGTCGGCACCACCGGCCGCGGCATCGGTCCCACCTACGAGGACAAGGCGGGCCGTCGCGGCGTCCGCGTCGGCGACCTGCTCGATCCGGACGTGCTCCGCGAGCGACTGGAGTACGTCGTCCCGCAGAAGCGGACGCTCATCGAGGACGTGTACGGGCTGACGGCCGGCGAGGAGTGCGACGTCGACGCGCTCCACGAGGAGTACGCCGCGTTCGGCCGCCGCCTCCGCGAGGAGGGGATGACCGTGAACTGCTCCGACTTCCTGTACGAGCGGCGGCAGGCCGGCGAGAACCTCATGTTCGAGGGCGCGCAGGGGACGCTCATCGACGTCGACCACGGGAGCTACCCGTACGTCACCTCCTCGAACCCGACCGCCGGCGGCGCCGCCACCGGCTCCGGCGTCGGCCCGACCGTCACCGGCCGCGGCGAGGTCGTCGGCGTCGTGAAGGGGTACCTCTCCCGCGTCGGCGAGGGACCGATGCCGACGGAGTTGGACGGCGACGACGACGAGGAAGCCCTCGCCTCGGACATCCGCGAGAAGGGCGGCGAGTTCGGCACCGTCACCGGGCGCCCGCGCCGGATCGGCTGGCTCGACGTGCCGATGCTGCGCCACGCCGCCCGCGTCAACGGCTACACCGGGGTCGCCGTGAACCACCTCGACGTGCTCGCGGGTCTGGACGAACTCCACGTCGGCCACGCCTACGAACTGGACGGCGAGGAGCGGCTCTCGCTGCCGGCGACGACCGAGCGCTGGGCCGAGTGCGAGCCGGTGTTGAAGGAGTTCGACACGTGGGCCGAGTTCGACGCCGACGCCGTGGCCGAGGCCGGCTACGACGCGCTCCCCGACGCCGCCCACGAGTACCTCGGCTACCTGGAGGAGCAACTCGACACGGCCGTGTACGCAGTCGGTCTCGGTCCCGACCGCGAGCAGACGGTCGTCCGGACGAACCCCTTGGAGTAA
- a CDS encoding CDGSH iron-sulfur domain-containing protein, whose translation MREVTLTDTGPVRFDEDDLHDEYGDIAVCRCGLSEEFPLCDGSHEATEDEAEGVRYKYVDGERRVVERLEYADEDAVGGSDGVPAEGDGRDGDGRDDGD comes from the coding sequence ATGCGCGAGGTCACGCTCACCGACACCGGGCCGGTCCGCTTCGACGAGGACGACCTGCACGACGAGTACGGCGACATCGCGGTGTGTCGCTGCGGGCTGAGCGAGGAGTTCCCGCTGTGTGACGGCTCGCACGAGGCGACCGAGGACGAGGCCGAGGGGGTGCGCTACAAGTACGTCGACGGGGAGCGACGCGTGGTCGAGCGTCTCGAGTACGCTGACGAGGACGCTGTCGGCGGCAGCGACGGCGTCCCCGCCGAGGGCGACGGTCGCGACGGCGACGGTCGCGACGACGGCGACTGA
- the cysS gene encoding cysteine--tRNA ligase: MGLSVTNTLTGEREAFEPASDDEVLLYVCGLTVSDDAHLGHARLWFHADVLHRWLDHLGYDVRHVENVTDVNEKIAARVGEREGWDSEADVARHFTEQVIDDMRGLNLKRAEVYPRVSEHVPEIVGLIERLIESGHAYEANGSVYFDVTSFDDYGHLSNQRPEELEADADADELAEKRHPADFALWKADGVSEAAVREHRKHEHDGALPSGETWESPWGEGRPGWHIECSAMSTSHLGDTLDVHMGGRDLVFPHHENEIAQSEAATGHRFARYWLHNGLLETTEDKMSSSLGNFFTVSDALDEFGVNVLRTFYLGAQYRGDQVFSEDAMAEAEERWERLERAYEAAVDACDSVDARAKATDERFRAAVDDARETATEAMNDDLNVREAFGALLELGSAVNRHVEAVDGDADGHAAYDYRGLRRAVETFEAFGGDVFGLELGREAGGDVALAGDLAGLVLDVREEERSAGNYERADRLRDDLEALGLAVEDGDDGPEVRFD; encoded by the coding sequence ATGGGTCTGTCCGTGACCAACACCCTGACGGGCGAACGGGAGGCGTTCGAGCCGGCGAGCGACGACGAGGTCCTGCTGTACGTCTGTGGGCTGACGGTCTCGGACGACGCGCACCTCGGCCACGCGCGGCTGTGGTTCCACGCCGACGTCCTCCACCGGTGGCTCGACCACCTCGGCTACGACGTGCGCCACGTCGAGAACGTCACCGACGTGAACGAGAAGATCGCCGCCCGCGTCGGCGAGCGCGAGGGCTGGGACAGCGAAGCCGACGTGGCTCGCCACTTCACCGAGCAGGTGATCGACGACATGCGCGGGCTCAACCTCAAGCGCGCCGAGGTGTACCCCCGCGTCTCCGAACACGTCCCGGAGATCGTCGGCTTGATCGAGCGCCTGATCGAGTCGGGCCACGCCTACGAGGCGAACGGCTCCGTCTACTTCGACGTGACCTCCTTCGACGACTACGGCCACCTCTCGAACCAGCGGCCCGAGGAGTTGGAGGCCGACGCCGACGCCGACGAACTCGCCGAGAAGCGCCACCCCGCCGACTTCGCGCTGTGGAAGGCCGACGGCGTGAGCGAGGCGGCCGTCCGCGAGCACCGCAAACACGAGCACGACGGCGCCCTCCCGTCGGGGGAGACGTGGGAGTCGCCGTGGGGCGAGGGTCGGCCGGGGTGGCACATCGAGTGTTCGGCGATGTCGACGAGCCACCTCGGCGACACCCTCGACGTCCACATGGGCGGGCGCGACCTCGTGTTCCCCCACCACGAGAACGAGATCGCCCAGAGCGAGGCCGCCACGGGCCACCGGTTCGCGCGCTACTGGCTCCACAACGGCCTGCTGGAGACGACCGAGGACAAGATGTCCTCCAGCCTCGGCAACTTCTTCACCGTGAGCGACGCCCTCGACGAGTTCGGCGTGAACGTCCTGCGCACGTTCTACCTCGGCGCCCAGTACCGCGGCGACCAGGTGTTCTCCGAGGACGCGATGGCGGAGGCCGAAGAGCGGTGGGAGCGACTCGAACGCGCCTACGAGGCGGCCGTCGACGCGTGCGACTCCGTCGATGCCCGCGCGAAGGCGACCGACGAGCGGTTCCGCGCCGCCGTCGACGACGCCCGCGAGACGGCGACCGAGGCGATGAACGACGACCTGAACGTCCGCGAGGCGTTCGGCGCCCTGCTGGAGTTGGGGTCGGCGGTGAACCGCCACGTCGAGGCGGTCGACGGCGACGCCGACGGTCACGCCGCCTACGACTACCGCGGGCTTCGCCGCGCCGTCGAGACGTTCGAGGCGTTCGGCGGCGACGTGTTCGGGCTGGAACTCGGCCGCGAGGCCGGGGGCGACGTGGCGCTGGCCGGCGACCTCGCCGGTCTCGTGCTCGACGTCCGGGAAGAGGAGCGTTCGGCGGGCAACTACGAGCGCGCCGACCGGCTCCGCGACGATCTGGAGGCGTTGGGACTGGCCGTCGAGGACGGCGACGACGGTCCCGAGGTCCGCTTCGACTGA